In Neodiprion virginianus isolate iyNeoVirg1 chromosome 6, iyNeoVirg1.1, whole genome shotgun sequence, the genomic window GACAGCTGACGCATGGCTGGCATAAGATGCTCCTATCTATAATAgctgtatatatgtgtaaaaataaaaaaaagaaaactaaaaaataCGAGGAGCGTGTCGCTACTTGAATAAGCCTCTGCCAAGGTTATAAACGAACGTTGCACGTATCTCATGTCGtccgttttttctctttttttccccaatgACAGACGCCGCCAAAGCTGCGACGACCCCACCACGTGTTATGAAACTGCTCTCGACTACACAGCTACCTCAGTTACCGCCGGTATCTGCTGGTGGCGGTATGACAGGTATGGAGTCCCGCCTTCCCCCGGGCATAACGCTTCCGTTCAGCCCGACCGATCTTTTGTGGCGTTACGGACCAATGAGCTTCTCCCCGAGTGCGCATCCACCCCCGAGTCCTCTTCTCGACTTCAAAACTCACCTGCCGACCAGCCTCGGTAAGAAACACTCTCACATTCGTTTGCGACGTACATGTCTCCAGTTATTCTTTTTATCGTACCTGGTTTTTATCCAGATTTATCGTGCACGCTAAAAACAATGCTaacgttgaaataattatcgttgaCAGCTTCGGACCCGCGAATATGGTCTCGGGAGGACGTCGCCGCATTTCTACGCTGGGCCGAGCGTGAATTCGATCTTCCCCAATTTGATATGGAAATGTTCCAAATGAACGGCAAGGCTCTTTGCCTGCTGACCAAATCGGATTTCGGGGAGCGTTGCCCCGGGGCGGGTGACCTTCTTCACAACGTACTGACGATGCTCGCCCGGGACTTTAACCAGCTACAGAGATGCTTGCCGAGCAGTCCGGTTACGCCAACGAGACCCTCGGCCTATCCCCTCAGCCCCCACTCCCACCCCCCGACGCCTACGTGGGCCGAGAATCCCTACGCGGCTAATCTTGCCTCCCTAATGTCCGCCAATTCCGTAACCCTCTCACCGGCACCGTCCGTCGACAGCCAGGCCGGTTCTCCTGGCCACGCCGAGCCACAGACCCAAGTTTACAAGAGTGACTCGGATGAGGACAACCAGACGGGGGGGAGCAACAGTCCCCCGGCGACTCCGACCGCCCTGGCGACTCAGAGATTGAGCGAGGTATGCTTCAAGGACCAGCCCAGCCCCACATTCACATCTCAAATGATGCACGTCACACCGGGGACCTTTAGGCCAGCCGGGTCACCTAGGGAATTCTTTCCAAACGACCCACCCGAACCGAACACCAGTGAGTACAATAAATTACGGTTTTTCGCTGcgtattactttttttttgttgtcaaatttcattcttctcCCTTATTCGTTGCATGTTTCATTGCTCGAAACGTTATCGGAAAGAATTATTCACTGGAAGCCTTTGAACGACGTCTGTTTATCAATTATTGCACGTACCGATATTGTGTATTATGGTTCCCAGCATTCGTCCCGAACACAAACACCCCTTCGTAAACATGCCGCGAATGGGTCCGATGTGGTGAAAATGAACGATCACCGCATTACGGAACAATGCAAACCGGAGACAACATCGTCCtatatacttatatgtatTCATAGATGTGTAGGATGTAACCTTTGACGCTCTACTCTACAGACGGTCGACTTCTCTGGGATTTTCTACAACAACTGTTGAACGACCCCTCCCAAAGATACACCCATTATATCGCGTGGAAGAGCCGGGAAACGGGAGTTTTCAAGATCGTCGATCCGCCAGGGTTGGCGCGTCTCTGGGGCATCCAGAAGAATCATCTGTCGATGAACTACGACAAGATGAGCAGGGCCCTTCGCTACTACTACAGAGTAAACATCCTTAGGAAGGTTCAGGGTGAACGTCACTGCTATCAGTAAGCCATACTTTTTCACCATCTATTACAGCCTGCACACAGTTCTCGTACAACGCGGTATTTGTACTTGAAAAACTTTCAATTGCGTAGATCATTTAACTTCTTTGCCGATTTTCTGATTTCAGGTTTCTCCGAAATCCTACCGAGCTGAGAAACataaagaatatttctttGCTGCGTCAACAAATGCGGATAAAATCGGAGCCTGAGGATGTCGACTGCAACGTAACACCGGCCGAAGAACTGCCCACAGATCTTTCAATGTCGAGTATGAATCAACTCAGCGAACCCTTGCCGCTTGTCGTACAAGGAATTCTAACTGAACCCGATAACCATAGAAAGGCGAAAGAAGAACCCTTACCGCTCCATGACCCTCCCCCGAAGTACAGGAGCCACGCTTACAATCTCGTTAAAACCAACCAGGAGCCGGACGAACGGAAGTGACGCGAGATCTAGCATCGCGAAGCTGTACACGAATGCTCAATTGGGTGCAATAGTTTAGTGGAAATTGGTAAATTGCAACAGGACTAGTCTCTCTTGTGTGCAGAAATATTGTGGGTCGAACCAATCGAGGAGTCGAGACTGATGACGCGCTGATATATCACTCCGGTTATATTGCACGCCGATGCGTATACAACCACATATGCAATGTTCTATTGTATATGTGCCTCTGCCTGCGGTGTGCAAACGGTGCAGAAGTACGTGCGCATTTTACTACTCGTCTGTTCGCGATAGCCAAACTGGGTAATATCGTGCAAATAGCCCGCGAGGCGTGTAGTGTGCAACGTGGGATCTAGCGTAAGCGATCGTGGTACCAAGATTCGTGGTTGTTCGCAGTACTAGTTGTGTCGAAAATTTCCTGTGGTTGACACGTTCGGTTCAGCTGCTGTAGATCGTGACAGGCGACGTTGTAGCTGCCAGTGTAAAGCTGCTTGTGGGGTCCTCTGCACGAAATGACCCGGTATGAATTGTATATATGTGCCTCGATTTACGGGTGTTGCCGATAATGTAGATAAGGAATAAAATCGAGACGAAAAGATGTTGCCATCTCAACACGACGATGTAAAATCACAACTTGTCTCACGTGCTGCAAATCAACATTGAAGCATTCAGTGGATaagatagaaagaaaaaggaaaacaaaaaccaGGGGAAgaatgatatatttatatacaagaaatacgaaaaaatttatgcagGAATTCAGCTCCGCCTACCTATTTCATGTACCACGAAGTACTGAATctcgaaaaaatatatttccaaaaagttggAACCTCTTGGTGCGTGCAAATTTGGATTCGTGTCTTCttatcatgaaaaaaaattctcccctCAGGCTTGGTGACGATGTTTTCCGTataggaaaaaaatcgtgGCTGAATGGCGAAACCGCCCATCTGGTTAACTTCGAGACCATCCAGACGTGATATTCGTCAGTGTGTTGTAAATTCTAAAACAAGATTGTAATATCGTAAAACAGGATATATGAACCTATATTAAAAATCTTAGTTACGGCGATAGCaattattatgataataattatgataattcGACGAAGTGCAATTGTGACTTGCGGAACCTGTCTTTcgtagagagaaaaatactTGGGTGTTGCAGCGTTGTCAcgtttattaataataatgataataataacattaacaataaaatagtggtaaaaaaaagttgaccaAAATGAAATGGCCGCCGTTATCGTGATAAGTGAAACAATGAAAGGATaagatatataaatatatatatatatatataaatatagatagatatataaatagatgtaattatttttaattgaactTAGGAATatagatttttattacaaGTACGTTTCTGTTCCAATATTTTATGCGCAAGTGTGATAACTGTAAATTCAGCACAGAAAGTCGTCGAGAGATACAGATGGATCTATATATATTACAGAAACCGTCAATTCAGAAAgtataattgcaaaaatacatGTATGTGCGTGTATGCACTTGAATCTTGAAGCATTCTGCAGTTGCatgaaaatgagaaatgtGCAACGTACACGCTGTATGTACGTTGATATAGCGACACTGTTTGTTTCAATAATCGTGTACAGTCGTACATAATTATCCGTTCTCCGAATATCTGATCCACGCAGACGTATTTGATATTCGGCTacacttattttatttttatttttttctgccaTATTTGTGATTACGATATAATCACCGCATCTCATATACACAACGAAATTTCGCAAAATCGTGGCCATTGTGGTTTAGGTGGTTAAGCTTTAAAGGAACTTACTGCGTTTATCGGAAA contains:
- the LOC124308288 gene encoding ets DNA-binding protein pokkuri, with product MKLLSTTQLPQLPPVSAGGGMTGMESRLPPGITLPFSPTDLLWRYGPMSFSPSAHPPPSPLLDFKTHLPTSLASDPRIWSREDVAAFLRWAEREFDLPQFDMEMFQMNGKALCLLTKSDFGERCPGAGDLLHNVLTMLARDFNQLQRCLPSSPVTPTRPSAYPLSPHSHPPTPTWAENPYAANLASLMSANSVTLSPAPSVDSQAGSPGHAEPQTQVYKSDSDEDNQTGGSNSPPATPTALATQRLSEVCFKDQPSPTFTSQMMHVTPGTFRPAGSPREFFPNDPPEPNTNGRLLWDFLQQLLNDPSQRYTHYIAWKSRETGVFKIVDPPGLARLWGIQKNHLSMNYDKMSRALRYYYRVNILRKVQGERHCYQFLRNPTELRNIKNISLLRQQMRIKSEPEDVDCNVTPAEELPTDLSMSSMNQLSEPLPLVVQGILTEPDNHRKAKEEPLPLHDPPPKYRSHAYNLVKTNQEPDERK